The Dama dama isolate Ldn47 chromosome 3, ASM3311817v1, whole genome shotgun sequence genome has a segment encoding these proteins:
- the ENDOU gene encoding uridylate-specific endoribonuclease: MRACVPLIVAMLCGLAWAGKRESCASRCNERFDQDAVCQCDRRCPRHRDCCEDYEQLCTAEENPREPEPFLELEEETEGAPASSLYLAPNSCQGRCLEAFDKHHPCHCNARCPEFGNCCEDFESLCGHEGFSHSSDAITKEELQSVSEKIYRADTNKARKEDIVLNSQNCISPSETRDQVDRCPEPLFTHVNEKLFSKPTYAAFINLLNNYQRATGRGEHFTAQELAEQDTFLREIMKTAVMKELYGFLQQQNRYSSEQEFVSDLKNMWFGLYSRSKEERDSSGFEHVFSGEVKKGKVTGFHNWIRFYMQEKDGLVDYYSHIYDGPWDSYPDVLAMQFNWDGYYKEVGSAFIGSSPEFEFALYSLCFIARPGKVCQLSLGGHPLAIQTYTWNKSTYGNGKKYIATAYIVSSTH; this comes from the exons GCAAAAGGGAGTCATGCGCATCTCGCTGTAATGAGAGATTTGACCAGGATGCTGTCTGCCAGTGTGACCGCCGGTGTCCCCGGCACAGGGACTGCTGTGAAGACTATGAGCAGCTGTGTACAG CTGAAGAGAATCCCAGAGAACCAGAGCCATTcctggagctggaggaggagacgGAGGGCGCCCCGGCTAGCA GCTTGTACTTGGCACCCAACTCCTGCCAGGGCCGCTGCCTGGAGGCCTTCGACAAGCACCACCCATGCCACTGCAATGCCCGCTGCCCAGAGTTTGGAAACTGCTGCGAGGATTTTGAGAGCCTGTGTGGCCATG AGGGCTTCTCCCACAGCAGTGACGCCATAACCAAGGAAGAACTGCAGAGTGTCTCTGAGAAGATCTACAGGGCAGACACCAACAAAGCCCGGAAGGAAGACATCGTTCTCAACAGCCAAAACTGCATCTCGCCCTCCGAGACCAGAGACCAAGTGGACCGCTGCCCAGAGCC GCTCTTCACACATGTCAACGAGAAGCTCTTCTCGAAGCCGACCTATGCCGCCTTCATCAACCTCCTTAACAACTACCAGCGGGCCACGGGCCGCGGGGAGCACTTCACAGCCCAGGAGCTGGCTGAGCAGGACACCTTCCTCAGAGAGATCATGAAGACGGCCGTCATGAAGGAACTCTACGGCTTCCTCCAGCAGCAGA ACCGCTACAGCTCGGAACAGGAGTTCGTCAGCGACCTGAAAAACATGTGGTTTGGGCTGTATTCCAGAAGCAAAGAAGAGAGAGACTCAAGTGGCTTTGAGCACGTCTTCTCAG GTGAAGTCAAAAAAGGCAAGGTCACTGGCTTCCATAACTGGATCCGTTTCTACATGCAGGAGAAGGATGGCCTGGTGGACTATTACAGTCACATCTATGACGGGCCT TGGGATTCTTACCCTGACGTGCTGGCCATGCAATTCAACTGGGATGGGTACTACAAGGAAGTGGGCTCGGCTTTCATTGGCAGCAGCCCTGAGTTCGAGTTTGCGCTCTACTCTCTGTGCTTCATCGCCAGGCCAGGCAAAGT GTGCCAGCTGAGCCTGGGTGGACATCCCTTGGCCATTCAGACCTATACCTGGAACAAGTCAACCTATGGAAATGGCAAGAAGTACATCGCAACAGCCTATATTGTGTCCTCCACCCATTAG